ACCACACGAGATGAGTCAGTTCATCCAAATTGGTTGCATTCCACGACACCGACTGGCCCGTCTCTCGTGACGCCCCATCGTTATCTAAGATGTTTCGCTGAATATACATGCTATACTGACCGTAACTGGATCAAAATAATCACTTGCTGATGATTCAATAGAGCCGGTGACAACTATTAGGCGTTTGGCAACAATACTCTCGTCTACCGAGCCATGTACGATAACATCCTTCTTCCCTTCGACGGCAGCGAGGGCGCAGCCGAGGTGCTCCATCACGCCAGCGAACTCGCTCACTGGGCCGACGCGACCATCCAAATACTCTATGTGGCCGATACGACCCGCGACAGCGTGACCGTCGTCGGCGGTGAGGCTATCGATGTGCTCGAAAGGAAGGGTGAAGACATCGTCGAGGAAGCCGCGAAGACACTGGACACACTTGGTGTCCCATACAACACCGATGTTATTCAGGGAAATCCGGCCCCAACGATCGCCGACTATGCCGAGCGGTATGACCAAAATATAGTTGTAATGCCGACCCACGGCCGGGAAGGAATTTCACGATACCTCATCGGAAGTGTCTCCGAGAAGGTCGTCCGGCTGTCCTCGGTTCCTGTTCTCACAGTCCGGATGCAGCCCGATGAGACACTCAATTTCCCCTACGAGAACATCCTTATCCCGACAGATGGGAGTGCCGCTGCGACACACGCAGCCGAACACGTTCTCTCACTTGCGTCGTCGATCGATGCGACCGTGCATGTTCTATCTGTCGTCGAAGAGGCATCACTTGGTCTGGATGTCCGGTCGACGATCTCCGCTGAAGAAAGCGAACAGGCTGCGACTGACGCTGTCGAGACCATCGCTTCAGAGGCCGATGCGCATGGCGTTACAAAAACAGTCCGCCACATCGAACACGGAACGCCTGTCAAGGAAATCCTCGGTTGCATCGAATCGAACGACATAGATGCCGTCGGGATGGGGACAACGGGGAAACGTAGCACGGATCGTATCCTGCTCGGTAGTGTCGCCGAAAAGATCGTGCGCTCGGCACCGGTTCCCGTCATGACTGTTGCGGACTCAACGTAATCGCGCAACCGTATTACTCAATTACATGACTCAACGCTCTACTGAGAGGGTGAGTGTAGTAGTGTGAGGTGCCACATAGAAACCTATAGGCTCACACCAAACGGATTTCAGTATATGGCGAGTTCAAGACCGTCTATATTCAGACTGGGCATTGTGCTCGGAATCTCACTTATCATCTTGGGCGTTAGTGCCTACGCATTCTCTAACTTTGTGAGTATTACAGCGCTCATTCCTGCTTTCTTCGGCGTTCTCATCGCTATCTTGAGCTTAGTGGGGTACCGACAGACAGACCGGCAACGGCTGGCTGCCTACGGAATCGGCCTACTGGCAGTGCTCGGAGTGCTGGGATCGACGCGTGGAATCCCAGATATAATCGCGTTGCTAACCGGTGGCGCAGTTGACTCACCGATCGCGGCCGTCTCACAGGGTGTGATGATCGCCGTCTGTCTCGTCCTCCTCGCGACGGTGATACAGGTTGTCCGCGATACGCGTACGACGATGAATCAGTGAACGATTGTAGCGTGAATCAATCCACGAGAAGATTCACTGCACTGCATCAATTGAGGCTACTGGAGGTGAAGTGTAAAGCGTTCTGAGACGCGACCAAATTATTTTGATCGAGTCTCGCAGAAAGCCCCCAGTGACGATTTCATTATTTCGGCTCTGTTGAAATTCTATTAGCTCGACATCTTTCCCACTGAAACAGCCGTTAGGTAGGACCGGTCATTGATCGCCTCAAGACCACGATCGAGGATCTCAAAACCGAACTTG
This sequence is a window from Halohasta litchfieldiae. Protein-coding genes within it:
- a CDS encoding universal stress protein; this encodes MYDNILLPFDGSEGAAEVLHHASELAHWADATIQILYVADTTRDSVTVVGGEAIDVLERKGEDIVEEAAKTLDTLGVPYNTDVIQGNPAPTIADYAERYDQNIVVMPTHGREGISRYLIGSVSEKVVRLSSVPVLTVRMQPDETLNFPYENILIPTDGSAAATHAAEHVLSLASSIDATVHVLSVVEEASLGLDVRSTISAEESEQAATDAVETIASEADAHGVTKTVRHIEHGTPVKEILGCIESNDIDAVGMGTTGKRSTDRILLGSVAEKIVRSAPVPVMTVADST